One genomic segment of Occultella kanbiaonis includes these proteins:
- a CDS encoding helix-turn-helix domain-containing protein, giving the protein MLSVQEQIAWVAEGVEVWLARSRLAAIDWEVVESGWAGPTGWGERLETVDGGAERVEPDGVTGRRAEFDVAGHVLRARRRGDLSQRELAALLGVSQSTVNRYEQAGAEIGVRHLAQVLAEAGLRLAVVDESGREVEPVHDDEVRDNAGRRFPAHLDVLPPDQVPEQRMSRPRYDRRPATGWYHHRVMRDCYRAVRAVGAVELDHPTVAELARRRWVLLTRPREARSIRMAEHRLRAAAARVHAAGRWAWMPSPPVVQEAMALP; this is encoded by the coding sequence ATGTTGTCGGTGCAGGAGCAGATCGCGTGGGTGGCTGAAGGGGTCGAGGTCTGGCTGGCGCGGTCGCGCCTGGCCGCGATCGACTGGGAGGTGGTCGAGTCGGGCTGGGCCGGGCCAACTGGGTGGGGGGAGCGGCTCGAGACGGTCGACGGCGGGGCGGAGCGCGTCGAGCCCGACGGCGTGACCGGGCGCAGGGCTGAGTTCGACGTGGCGGGGCACGTGCTCCGGGCGCGGCGTCGCGGGGACCTGAGTCAACGCGAGCTCGCCGCGCTGCTCGGGGTCTCGCAGTCGACGGTGAACCGGTACGAGCAAGCGGGCGCCGAGATCGGGGTGCGGCACCTCGCGCAGGTGCTGGCTGAGGCCGGGCTCCGGTTGGCTGTCGTCGACGAGTCGGGGCGGGAGGTGGAGCCGGTACACGACGACGAGGTCAGGGACAACGCGGGCCGGCGGTTCCCCGCCCACCTGGATGTGCTGCCGCCCGACCAGGTGCCTGAGCAGCGCATGTCCCGGCCGCGGTACGACCGCAGGCCCGCTACGGGCTGGTACCACCACCGGGTGATGCGTGACTGCTATCGGGCGGTCCGAGCGGTCGGAGCGGTAGAGCTTGACCATCCCACGGTGGCCGAGCTGGCGCGGCGCCGCTGGGTGCTCTTGACTCGCCCGCGGGAGGCCCGCTCGATCCGGATGGCGGAGCACAGGCTGCGGGCCGCGGCCGCCAGGGTGCACGCGGCGGGCCGCTGGGCGTGGATGCCGTCCCCGCCTGTGGTTCAGGAGGCCATGGCGCTCCCGTAG
- a CDS encoding glycosyltransferase, with amino-acid sequence MNSTPTNRLVLVVRADPVICGHSGEARNLAETAMERGFDEVRIITWPIDRLVEAGLPLKPLDGVLEYGPGIVVERPEPVGDYRVPDGRYLAGITGRLVELFTDGVPTVCMSLYLSPHTIAVADALRVAEGTGLDVDVVTIAEAVGSDVTNVVRACVAQGRLGAAAHVLEAYLSSDVCVAVSEYTKALIIAAAEEIDAQHGTRYAARCRALVEVSYPAIDSHAYLDLEQAKLTETLAARRLTKDGYVLFLSRLARAKGVDDLITGFAMSRARDSTRLVIAGRGPEADELHAFAAASGIGDRVDFLDDVDDAEKPYLMAGAAAYALPSKPRPEFVETFGIALVEKMLAGGGPVITTITGGIGEAVGEHAMIVDVEDPVGIAAAIDRAVTMDPDERHRWEHRARTHALQFDRGAVFDRLFARVDAARYGSAMAS; translated from the coding sequence ATGAACAGCACCCCGACGAACCGGTTGGTCCTCGTCGTCCGCGCCGATCCGGTGATCTGCGGACACTCCGGTGAGGCACGCAACCTCGCCGAGACCGCCATGGAGCGTGGCTTCGACGAGGTCCGGATCATCACCTGGCCGATCGATCGGCTCGTCGAGGCGGGTCTGCCTCTGAAACCGCTCGACGGCGTGCTCGAGTACGGTCCGGGAATCGTGGTCGAGCGACCGGAGCCCGTGGGTGACTACCGGGTCCCCGACGGCCGTTACCTCGCCGGCATCACCGGGCGTCTCGTCGAGCTGTTCACCGACGGGGTACCGACCGTGTGCATGTCGTTGTACCTGAGCCCGCACACGATCGCGGTCGCCGACGCCCTCCGGGTCGCGGAGGGCACCGGGCTCGACGTCGACGTGGTCACGATCGCCGAGGCCGTCGGCTCGGACGTGACGAACGTCGTGCGTGCGTGTGTGGCGCAGGGGCGACTCGGGGCGGCAGCGCACGTCCTGGAGGCCTACCTCAGCAGCGATGTGTGCGTGGCCGTCTCGGAGTACACGAAGGCCCTGATCATCGCGGCCGCGGAGGAGATCGATGCCCAACACGGCACGAGGTACGCCGCCCGCTGCCGGGCCCTCGTCGAGGTCTCCTACCCCGCCATCGACTCGCACGCCTACCTCGATCTCGAGCAGGCGAAGCTCACCGAGACCCTGGCGGCCCGACGGTTGACGAAGGACGGCTACGTGCTGTTCCTGTCCCGGCTCGCCCGCGCCAAGGGCGTGGACGACCTCATCACCGGCTTCGCCATGAGCCGGGCCAGGGACTCCACGCGGTTGGTGATCGCAGGTCGCGGCCCCGAGGCGGATGAGCTGCACGCGTTCGCGGCGGCATCCGGGATCGGCGACCGGGTCGATTTCCTCGACGACGTCGACGACGCGGAGAAGCCGTACCTGATGGCAGGTGCGGCCGCCTATGCGCTGCCGAGCAAGCCCCGACCGGAGTTCGTCGAGACGTTCGGGATCGCGCTGGTGGAGAAGATGCTCGCCGGCGGCGGCCCGGTGATCACCACCATCACCGGCGGGATCGGGGAGGCGGTCGGCGAACACGCGATGATCGTCGACGTCGAGGATCCGGTCGGGATCGCCGCCGCGATCGACCGGGCCGTCACCATGGACCCCGACGAACGCCACCGCTGGGAGCACCGGGCCCGTACCCATGCGCTGCAGTTCGACCGCGGTGCGGTCTTCGACCGGCTGTTCGCACGGGTCGACGCCGCCCGCTACGGGAGCGCCATGGCCTCCTGA
- a CDS encoding glycoside hydrolase domain-containing protein — protein METRSAVATASTPSPPVAPSRGSSDHVDPFLGTGATDLPTRTGIAATWWWPKPQVGNTHPGATYPLGMVSACAYSGAYPAGYGQYDLGTEGLPVPIYDGLLASGFTHFQQTGTGAIRKYYNYFRVTPMLAPLDALDTLWELTDEVAEPGYYAATLASGIRCEITVGPRSAVHRYTFGDHHDARVVIDLSLGGLTIPHGSTIPLRSHLASISPGVAQGQIVVEGAPLSVHVECDADSWRQMLWYDRRLMPGGTRLDLDSIRPTTLRPFGLMWAGPTVAGQVVELRFGFSLRGVDQARENLLRDCGTERSAFATRRAATSRAWSEHLDLIEVDTPSAQRRTVFATALYHSLIKPSLAPNESPFWPAQGPFAFDICTMWDIYRTQLPLLTMLLPDRAVELANALLHICEEEGNFPIGYRMARGADRFSRQASALAHTFLADLCQLGLPGIDWDWALVHMHNDLRRTYGEDFLRDGRVEPISHTLDLAFGYWCTAKAARVCRDDALVRDFDRFAGWWVNAFDVDTGLLRDSTFYEGGLWNYSFRLLPDMGQRIRLAGGDAAFVDLLDRFFGFGADPVRQPGRSPDATEMAAGYALNRFEGLNNEPDMEAPWAYTYAGRPDRTTEVVHAAVHQMFGTGRGGLPGNDDSGGLSSWYVWASLGLFPVAGQNLFLVNAPHFRRSRISVAGGSFEITTVGFLEPGPDVPVQYVQSVTLDGEPLQRAWLGGGEVHAGGRLEISLGPRPSDWGTTERPPSVSPYQSPTHPIATRRGLP, from the coding sequence ATGGAGACCCGATCAGCGGTCGCGACGGCGTCGACGCCGTCTCCACCGGTCGCGCCGAGCCGTGGCAGTTCGGACCACGTCGATCCGTTCCTCGGCACCGGTGCCACCGACCTTCCGACGCGCACCGGCATCGCCGCCACGTGGTGGTGGCCGAAGCCACAGGTCGGCAACACCCATCCCGGCGCGACCTACCCCCTCGGCATGGTCTCCGCGTGTGCGTACTCGGGCGCCTACCCAGCCGGGTACGGGCAGTACGACCTCGGCACCGAAGGGCTGCCGGTACCGATCTACGACGGTCTGCTCGCGTCCGGGTTCACCCACTTCCAGCAGACCGGCACGGGCGCGATCCGCAAGTACTACAACTACTTCCGGGTCACCCCGATGCTGGCGCCGCTTGACGCCCTCGACACACTCTGGGAGCTCACCGACGAGGTGGCCGAGCCGGGCTACTACGCGGCCACGCTCGCCTCCGGGATCCGGTGCGAGATCACCGTCGGCCCCAGGAGCGCGGTCCACCGGTACACGTTCGGTGATCATCATGACGCGCGCGTGGTGATCGACCTCTCGCTCGGCGGGCTGACGATCCCGCACGGATCCACCATCCCGCTGCGGTCCCATCTGGCCTCCATCAGCCCGGGGGTCGCCCAGGGGCAGATCGTGGTCGAGGGGGCGCCGCTCTCGGTGCACGTGGAGTGCGACGCGGACTCGTGGCGCCAGATGCTCTGGTACGACCGGCGCCTGATGCCGGGTGGCACCCGGCTCGACCTGGACTCGATCCGCCCGACGACGCTGCGTCCGTTCGGGCTGATGTGGGCCGGCCCCACGGTGGCGGGACAGGTGGTCGAACTGCGGTTCGGGTTCTCCCTGCGGGGCGTGGACCAGGCTCGGGAGAACCTCCTGCGGGACTGCGGGACGGAGCGTTCGGCGTTCGCGACCCGCCGGGCCGCGACCTCGCGGGCCTGGTCGGAACACCTCGACCTGATCGAGGTGGACACACCGTCCGCACAGCGCCGCACGGTGTTCGCGACGGCGCTCTACCACTCGCTGATCAAGCCGAGCCTGGCGCCGAACGAGAGCCCGTTCTGGCCGGCCCAGGGTCCGTTCGCGTTCGACATCTGCACGATGTGGGACATCTACCGCACCCAGCTCCCCCTGCTGACCATGCTCCTGCCGGACCGGGCCGTCGAGCTCGCGAACGCCCTGCTGCACATCTGCGAGGAGGAGGGGAACTTCCCGATCGGCTATCGGATGGCGCGCGGCGCGGATCGGTTCTCGCGTCAGGCGAGCGCACTCGCGCACACGTTCCTGGCCGACCTGTGCCAGCTCGGCCTGCCCGGGATCGACTGGGACTGGGCCCTCGTGCACATGCACAATGACCTCCGCCGGACCTACGGCGAGGACTTCCTGCGGGACGGGCGGGTGGAGCCGATCAGCCACACGCTCGACCTCGCGTTCGGCTACTGGTGCACCGCGAAGGCGGCCCGTGTCTGCCGGGACGATGCCCTGGTACGCGACTTCGACCGGTTCGCGGGGTGGTGGGTGAACGCGTTCGACGTCGACACCGGGCTGCTGCGGGACTCCACCTTCTACGAGGGGGGCCTGTGGAACTATTCGTTCCGACTGCTGCCGGACATGGGTCAGCGGATCCGGCTCGCCGGTGGGGACGCGGCCTTCGTGGACCTGCTCGACCGGTTCTTCGGCTTCGGAGCCGACCCGGTACGCCAGCCCGGCCGGTCGCCGGACGCCACGGAGATGGCCGCGGGCTACGCCCTGAACCGGTTCGAGGGCCTGAACAACGAGCCGGACATGGAGGCCCCGTGGGCCTACACCTACGCCGGCCGGCCGGACCGCACCACCGAGGTGGTCCATGCCGCCGTGCACCAGATGTTCGGGACCGGCCGCGGTGGCCTGCCCGGCAACGACGACTCCGGCGGGCTCAGCTCCTGGTACGTGTGGGCGAGCCTCGGCCTGTTCCCCGTCGCCGGGCAGAACCTGTTCCTGGTCAACGCACCGCACTTCCGCCGGTCCCGGATCTCGGTGGCCGGGGGTTCCTTCGAGATCACGACGGTCGGGTTCCTCGAACCCGGACCGGACGTCCCGGTCCAGTACGTGCAGTCCGTCACCCTCGACGGTGAGCCGCTCCAGCGGGCGTGGCTCGGAGGCGGCGAGGTGCACGCCGGCGGCCGGCTCGAGATCAGCCTCGGTCCTCGCCCGAGCGACTGGGGCACCACCGAGCGCCCGCCGTCCGTCTCGCCGTACCAGTCACCCACCCATCCGATCGCGACGAGAAGAGGTCTCCCATGA
- the ald gene encoding alanine dehydrogenase: MRIGVVTEVKNSEFRVALTPAGAHELILAGHDVAVQQGAGVGSSFADDAYAAVGARIVADAGEVWASSELLLKVKEPVQQEYPHLRADLVLFTYLHLAADENLTRALIAAGTTAIAYETVQLPDRSLPLLAPMSEVAGRLSVQVGAYQLMKDEGGRGVLLGGVPGTPRAKVVIIGGGVAGEHAAEVAVGMLADVTVLDVSVPRLRALEARFGPRVHTLRSNPYTVAEETSTADLVIGAVLVPGARAPKLVTDEMIAQMNPGTVLVDIAVDQGGCFEGTRPTTYADPTFRVHDSTFYCVANMPGAVPITSTIALTNVTLPYVATIATHGWEVALGRHPELRPGVSTTGGRLTSEPVAQAHGLRFDPLPPPD; this comes from the coding sequence ATGCGGATCGGCGTGGTGACCGAGGTCAAGAACTCGGAGTTCCGGGTCGCGCTCACCCCGGCGGGTGCACATGAGCTGATCCTCGCCGGTCACGACGTCGCGGTGCAGCAGGGTGCCGGAGTGGGCTCGAGCTTCGCCGACGACGCGTACGCCGCCGTCGGCGCTCGGATCGTCGCCGACGCGGGCGAGGTGTGGGCATCGTCCGAGCTCCTGCTCAAGGTCAAGGAGCCCGTGCAGCAGGAGTACCCCCACCTGCGCGCCGACCTGGTGCTCTTCACCTACCTGCACCTGGCTGCCGACGAGAACCTCACCCGTGCCCTGATCGCTGCCGGCACCACGGCGATCGCCTACGAGACGGTGCAGCTGCCGGACCGTTCGCTGCCCCTGTTGGCCCCGATGAGCGAGGTCGCCGGCCGGTTGTCCGTCCAGGTCGGCGCGTACCAGCTGATGAAGGACGAGGGCGGCCGCGGGGTGTTGCTCGGCGGCGTGCCCGGCACCCCGCGTGCGAAGGTGGTCATCATCGGCGGCGGCGTGGCCGGCGAGCATGCGGCGGAGGTCGCGGTCGGAATGCTGGCCGACGTGACCGTGCTCGACGTGTCCGTGCCACGGCTGCGCGCCCTCGAGGCCCGGTTCGGGCCGCGGGTGCACACGCTTCGCTCGAACCCGTACACGGTGGCCGAGGAGACGTCCACCGCGGACCTGGTGATCGGCGCGGTCCTCGTGCCCGGCGCGCGGGCACCGAAGCTGGTCACAGACGAGATGATCGCGCAGATGAACCCGGGCACGGTGCTGGTGGACATCGCCGTGGACCAGGGCGGCTGCTTCGAGGGGACCCGGCCGACGACCTACGCCGACCCGACGTTCCGTGTGCACGACTCCACGTTCTACTGCGTGGCGAACATGCCCGGCGCGGTCCCGATCACGTCGACGATCGCCCTGACGAACGTGACCCTGCCCTACGTCGCCACGATCGCCACGCACGGCTGGGAGGTCGCGCTCGGCCGCCACCCCGAGTTGCGGCCCGGTGTCAGCACCACCGGCGGGCGCCTGACCAGCGAACCGGTCGCCCAGGCCCACGGGTTGCGGTTCGACCCACTGCCGCCGCCCGACTGA
- a CDS encoding heavy metal translocating P-type ATPase → MTDVSAARTATADLQRIELGIGGMTCASCATRVEKRLNKLDGATATVNYATEKARVFVPPTISTAELIEAVEKAGYTAHELNLPTPSSAAVDPADAERERDLRALRNRVIISALLSLPVIVLAMVPAWQFTYWQWASLVLATPVVAWGAWPFHRAAWVNLRHGAATMDTLISLGTLAAFGWSVYALFLGTAGMPGMTHEFEFTIARGDGAANIYLEVAAGVTTFVLAGRYFELRARRRAGDALRALLDLGAKEVTLLQGGVELRVPAGDLRVGDEFVVRPGEKIATDGVVTGGRSAVDNSMLTGESVPVEVAEGDEVAGATINSGGRLVVRATRVGSDTQLAQMAALVEDAQNGKAQVQRLADQISGVFVPVVLGIAVVTLGFWLGTGSAPQVAFTAAVAVLIIACPCALGLATPTALLVGTGRGAQLGILIKGPEVLESTRRIDTVVLDKTGTVTTGRMALLEMVPAAGESADDVLRLAGAVEHASEHPIARAVARSAAEAGALPQAHDFENLEGRGVRATVDDTLVAVGRPGWVTDEVGTLPAELTEAIDAAHDAGRTAVVAAWAGRARGVLVIGDTVKDTSAEAIGLFKRLGLAPVLLTGDNQRAAEQIAAQVGIDRVIAEVLPADKVDVVTSLRAEGKVVAMVGDGVNDAAALAAADLGMAMGTGTDVAIEASEITLVRGDLRAAADAVALSRRTLRTIKGNLFWAFGYNVAAIPLAAAGLLNPMLAGAAMAFSSVFVVGNSLRLRRFRSLR, encoded by the coding sequence ATGACCGACGTGAGCGCGGCGCGGACCGCGACCGCCGACCTGCAGCGGATCGAGCTCGGGATCGGCGGCATGACGTGCGCGTCGTGCGCGACCCGCGTCGAGAAGCGCCTGAACAAGCTCGACGGCGCCACCGCCACCGTGAACTACGCGACCGAGAAGGCGCGCGTCTTCGTGCCGCCGACGATCAGCACCGCCGAGCTCATCGAGGCCGTCGAGAAGGCCGGCTACACGGCGCACGAGCTGAACCTGCCCACGCCCTCGAGCGCCGCCGTCGACCCCGCTGACGCCGAGCGGGAGCGGGACCTGCGGGCCCTGCGCAACCGGGTCATCATCTCCGCGCTGCTGAGCCTGCCGGTGATCGTCCTCGCCATGGTTCCGGCCTGGCAGTTCACGTACTGGCAGTGGGCCAGCCTCGTGCTCGCCACCCCTGTCGTGGCCTGGGGCGCCTGGCCGTTCCACCGGGCCGCCTGGGTGAACCTGCGTCACGGCGCCGCCACGATGGACACGCTGATCTCGCTCGGCACGCTCGCGGCGTTCGGCTGGTCGGTGTACGCGCTGTTCCTCGGCACGGCCGGGATGCCCGGCATGACCCACGAGTTCGAGTTCACGATCGCGCGTGGCGACGGCGCGGCGAACATCTACCTCGAGGTAGCCGCCGGCGTCACCACGTTCGTGCTCGCCGGCCGCTACTTCGAGCTGCGCGCGCGCCGCCGGGCCGGGGACGCCCTGCGTGCGCTGCTCGACCTCGGCGCCAAGGAGGTCACCCTGCTCCAGGGCGGGGTGGAGCTGCGGGTCCCGGCCGGCGACCTTCGGGTCGGTGACGAGTTCGTGGTCCGCCCGGGCGAGAAGATCGCGACGGACGGCGTCGTGACCGGCGGACGCTCCGCCGTCGACAACTCCATGCTGACCGGGGAGTCGGTGCCCGTCGAGGTGGCCGAGGGCGACGAGGTCGCCGGCGCGACGATCAACTCCGGAGGGCGGCTCGTCGTGCGGGCCACCCGGGTCGGCTCGGACACCCAGCTCGCACAGATGGCCGCGCTCGTCGAGGACGCCCAGAACGGCAAGGCGCAGGTGCAGCGGCTCGCCGATCAGATCTCCGGGGTGTTCGTGCCGGTGGTGCTCGGGATCGCCGTGGTCACCCTCGGCTTCTGGCTCGGCACCGGCAGCGCGCCGCAGGTCGCGTTCACGGCCGCGGTGGCCGTCCTGATCATCGCCTGCCCGTGTGCGCTCGGGCTCGCGACCCCCACCGCCCTGCTCGTCGGGACCGGGCGCGGCGCCCAGCTCGGCATCCTGATCAAGGGACCGGAGGTACTGGAGTCGACCCGCCGGATCGACACGGTGGTCCTCGACAAGACCGGCACCGTGACGACCGGCCGGATGGCCCTGCTGGAGATGGTCCCGGCTGCCGGTGAGAGTGCCGACGACGTGCTCCGCCTGGCGGGCGCGGTGGAGCACGCCTCCGAGCACCCGATCGCGCGTGCCGTGGCGCGCTCCGCGGCGGAGGCCGGTGCGCTGCCCCAGGCGCACGACTTCGAGAACCTCGAGGGCCGGGGTGTGCGGGCCACCGTCGACGACACGCTCGTCGCGGTGGGACGGCCCGGCTGGGTCACCGACGAGGTCGGCACGCTGCCGGCCGAACTGACCGAAGCCATCGATGCCGCCCACGACGCGGGCCGGACCGCCGTCGTGGCCGCCTGGGCCGGGCGCGCTCGCGGTGTCCTCGTGATCGGCGACACGGTCAAGGACACCTCCGCGGAGGCGATCGGGCTGTTCAAGCGGCTGGGTCTGGCGCCGGTGCTGCTCACCGGGGACAACCAGCGCGCCGCGGAGCAGATCGCGGCGCAGGTGGGCATCGACCGGGTCATCGCCGAGGTGCTGCCCGCCGACAAGGTCGACGTGGTCACCTCCCTTCGCGCCGAGGGCAAGGTCGTGGCGATGGTGGGCGACGGTGTGAACGACGCCGCCGCGCTCGCGGCCGCCGACCTCGGCATGGCGATGGGCACCGGCACCGACGTGGCCATCGAGGCCAGCGAGATCACGCTCGTGCGCGGCGACCTACGGGCCGCAGCTGACGCCGTCGCCCTGTCCCGCCGCACCCTGCGCACGATCAAGGGCAACCTGTTCTGGGCCTTCGGCTACAACGTGGCCGCCATCCCGCTGGCCGCCGCCGGGCTGCTGAACCCGATGCTGGCCGGCGCCGCGATGGCGTTCTCGTCGGTGTTCGTCGTCGGGAACAGCCTGCGGCTGCGACGGTTCCGTTCGCTCCGGTGA
- a CDS encoding LacI family DNA-binding transcriptional regulator, whose protein sequence is MTARVRLKDVADSLGLSVNTVSRALAGKSEVSPVTRQRIQDEADRLGYVPNTLARSLVLGSNQTLALVITNPSNPLYAELISGVEVRARQHGYSLLLLVTEESTENERAAVEALLRSAVDGAIAVPVQSEHEHWRRVNRAGIPLVLVNRDIPELDTDFVGVDNRRGAYDATRHVIARGARTVWALEEDLPITTIAERIDGFHKALDEGGLPSAARDVVAVPTRRYESSALPWQAEGAYTLCRELIAERGAPDAVITGNDYFALGLMRALTELGHRVPDDVLVTGYGDHPYAGFVSPSLSSVRLPGSQIGAAAVDLLLARGEEPTDQPVKRRIAPTFVARDSTARGETTPDATATA, encoded by the coding sequence ATGACTGCGCGGGTCCGCCTCAAAGACGTCGCCGACTCCCTCGGCCTGTCCGTGAACACCGTCTCCCGCGCGCTCGCCGGCAAGTCCGAGGTCAGCCCCGTGACCCGGCAGCGGATCCAGGACGAGGCGGACCGCCTCGGCTACGTCCCGAACACACTGGCCCGTTCGCTCGTCCTCGGTTCGAACCAGACCCTCGCCCTGGTGATCACGAACCCGTCCAACCCGTTGTACGCGGAGCTCATCTCCGGTGTCGAGGTGCGGGCCCGGCAGCACGGCTACTCACTGCTGCTGCTCGTCACCGAGGAGTCGACGGAGAACGAACGGGCCGCCGTCGAGGCCCTGCTGCGCTCCGCCGTCGACGGCGCGATCGCGGTGCCGGTGCAGAGCGAGCACGAGCACTGGCGCCGGGTGAACCGCGCCGGGATCCCGCTCGTGCTGGTCAACCGCGACATCCCCGAACTCGACACCGACTTCGTCGGCGTGGACAACCGGCGCGGCGCGTACGACGCCACCAGGCATGTGATCGCCCGGGGCGCCCGCACCGTCTGGGCGCTCGAGGAGGACCTGCCGATCACCACCATCGCGGAGCGCATCGACGGCTTCCACAAGGCCCTCGACGAGGGCGGGCTGCCGAGCGCCGCGCGTGACGTGGTCGCGGTCCCGACCCGCCGCTACGAGTCCAGCGCCCTACCGTGGCAGGCGGAGGGCGCGTACACGCTGTGCCGCGAACTGATCGCCGAGCGCGGGGCGCCGGATGCCGTGATCACCGGGAACGACTACTTCGCCCTCGGACTGATGCGCGCCCTCACCGAACTCGGCCACCGCGTGCCGGACGACGTACTGGTCACCGGTTACGGCGACCACCCCTACGCCGGGTTCGTCAGCCCGTCGCTGAGCTCGGTCCGGCTGCCCGGGTCGCAGATCGGGGCGGCGGCGGTCGACCTCCTGCTCGCGCGCGGGGAGGAGCCGACCGACCAGCCCGTCAAGAGGCGGATCGCCCCGACGTTCGTCGCCCGGGACTCCACGGCGCGCGGCGAGACGACCCCGGACGCCACGGCCACGGCCTGA